The Episyrphus balteatus chromosome 4, idEpiBalt1.1, whole genome shotgun sequence genome includes a window with the following:
- the LOC129919380 gene encoding uncharacterized protein LOC129919380 has protein sequence MITILQLFLFIQIVLIGSIECKKEVKFLSVSVNPNTKFLEFCDASITPDSNGHSLDLKTRLLAPIQKDIHVRLDFFMKSKQDSEYKEFFAYDFDVCKLMDDFMSQTLARLWMENMVKYTNIPFKCPVAEGEYYIKKLVIDEKSLPMVAVSGIYMVKILTYVKEATPENTLASTTLEVEVKV, from the exons ATGATTACAATACTGCAgctgtttttgtttattcaaattGTATTGATAGGTTCTATCGAATGCAAAAAA GAAGTTAAATTTCTATCAGTTTCAGTTAATCCTAATACTAAATTTCTAGAATTTTGCGATGCTAGCATTACACCCGATTCAAATGGTCATTCACTTGATCTAAAAACACGTTTATTGGCACCCATTCAGAAGGACATTCACGTCCGATTAGATTTCTTTATGAAAAGTAAACAAGATTCTGAATATAAAGAATTCTTTGCATATGATTTTGACGTTTGCAAACTTATGGATGATTTTATGAGTCAAACTTTAGCTAGATTATGGATggaaaatatggtaaaatataCCAATATTCCCTTTAAGTGTCCAGTTGCAGAAGGTGAATATTACATTAAAAAGCTGGTAATTGATGAGAAAAGCCTTCCGATGGTGGCTGTGAGTGGAATTTACATGGTTAAGATTCTTACTTATGTTAAAGAGGCTACACCGGAGAACACTCTTGCCAGTACTACCTTGGAGGTTGAGgttaaagtttaa
- the LOC129919379 gene encoding uncharacterized protein LOC129919379 yields MRIKLQIILLILILPMEPIKSKKTKRVKVRFLTVSVIPNSSHLDSCEAGITPGSKGLMFDFKGHITTNIIKDFSVELQFFTKSKKEADYNKFFTYDFELCKLMEGFMSQTVARLWAQSLKKFSNFPIKCPIMAGDYYIKRMKVDRKSIPMVAMNGFYMVKVQMYIKKEPARDVFVNATLEAEVTL; encoded by the exons atgagaaTAAAATTGCAGATTATTTTGCTTATTCTTATTCTGCCCATGGAGCCAATCAAGAGCAAGAAAaca AAACGAGTGAAAGTAAGATTTCTAACAGTTTCTGTAATTCCCAATTCTTCACATTTGGATTCTTGCGAGGCTGGCATTACACCTGGATCGAAAGGTCTAATGTTTGATTTTAAAGGTCACATAACGACCAATATAATAAAAGACTTTAGTGttgaattgcaattttttacgaaaagtaaaaaagaagcTGATTACAATAAATTCTTCACTTATGACTTTGAATTGTGCAAACTAATGGAAGGATTTATGAGTCAAACTGTTGCAAGATTATGGGCAcagagtttgaaaaaatttagtaattttCCAATTAAATGTCCAATAATGGCG GGTGACTATTACATTAAAAGGATGAAAGTTGATAGAAAAAGCATTCCTATGGTTGCCATGAATGGATTTTATATGGTTAAGGTTCAAATGTATATTAAAAAGGAGCCGGCTAGAGATGTCTTTGTCAATGCTACTTTGGAGGCAGAAGTTACACTTTAA